Proteins encoded within one genomic window of Coprococcus phoceensis:
- the pulA gene encoding type I pullulanase, whose protein sequence is MKTRKELKKLYNTLEFQKEYQYDGKDLGALCTQAGTTFHLWSPLAEEVELRLYRDGKHSECFQKIAMQKEKRGVWSYQTERYLHGVYYDYQIPWDGEIVELGDPYARGCGVNGIRSMVVDLNRTNPLQWEHDQRPKKREENIIYELHIKEFSWDESGGFSKENRGKYKAFTEEHTTLFGDGEHSTGLDYLKELGVTHVQLMPVYDYGSVDESNDEEFNWGYDPENYNVPEGSYATDTEDGAVRIREFKEMVQSLHKNGFRVIMDVVYNHMYSLESNLNKAVPWYYFRTKDDGTISNGSACGNDLASERPMCANYIVDSVLYWAEEYHIDGFRFDLMGLLDVDLMNRIRRELDVRYGRGEILVFGEPWAADETAIEGTAVPALKKHIAQLDCEIGMFCDDTRDAIKGHVFEAEIPGFVNGANGLEEKILNSVRAWSTDGRNVKAPSQVITYVSAHDNWTLWDKLEKTISDEEERIRINKMAAAMYMTCQGNLFFLSGEEFARTKDGLENTYNAPIELNRLDWERAYRYTDLRTYYQGLIALRKQLPELCDKSEGAWKRIFEEWKTEGVVGFFVDNTGKAYESKWKTLCVIYNSTTETVSKELKEGDWEILVDSESSFRWKEGKKVGCAKAAPKSVLVLGQRS, encoded by the coding sequence ATGAAGACAAGAAAAGAGTTAAAAAAATTGTACAACACTTTAGAGTTCCAGAAAGAGTATCAATACGATGGAAAGGATCTGGGAGCTTTGTGTACGCAGGCGGGAACTACATTCCACCTGTGGAGCCCTTTGGCAGAAGAAGTGGAGTTGCGATTGTATAGAGATGGAAAGCATAGTGAGTGCTTTCAAAAAATTGCTATGCAGAAAGAAAAGAGGGGAGTCTGGAGCTACCAGACAGAGAGATATCTGCATGGCGTTTATTATGATTATCAAATCCCGTGGGACGGAGAAATAGTTGAGCTTGGAGATCCCTATGCGAGAGGTTGCGGAGTGAATGGTATCCGGAGTATGGTCGTGGATTTGAATAGAACGAATCCACTGCAATGGGAGCATGATCAAAGACCGAAAAAAAGGGAAGAGAATATTATCTATGAGCTTCATATCAAAGAATTTTCTTGGGATGAGTCTGGAGGATTTTCAAAAGAAAATAGAGGAAAATACAAGGCATTCACAGAAGAACATACGACACTTTTTGGAGATGGAGAGCATTCAACCGGATTGGATTATCTCAAGGAATTGGGAGTGACACATGTGCAGTTGATGCCGGTGTATGACTACGGCTCTGTGGACGAGTCCAATGATGAGGAATTCAATTGGGGATATGATCCGGAGAACTATAATGTGCCTGAGGGGTCGTATGCAACTGATACAGAAGATGGGGCGGTTCGCATTCGGGAGTTCAAAGAAATGGTGCAGTCTCTCCATAAGAATGGATTCCGAGTAATCATGGATGTTGTCTATAATCACATGTATTCGTTGGAGTCGAATTTGAATAAGGCGGTTCCGTGGTATTATTTTCGAACGAAGGATGATGGAACAATCTCAAACGGCTCTGCCTGTGGAAATGATTTGGCAAGTGAGCGGCCAATGTGTGCGAACTATATTGTCGATTCAGTTCTGTATTGGGCAGAAGAATATCACATAGACGGATTCCGGTTTGATTTGATGGGACTTTTGGATGTGGATCTGATGAACCGAATCAGACGAGAACTTGATGTCCGTTATGGACGAGGAGAGATATTAGTCTTTGGAGAGCCTTGGGCAGCAGATGAGACTGCGATAGAAGGGACGGCAGTCCCGGCGTTGAAGAAACATATTGCTCAGTTGGATTGTGAAATTGGAATGTTTTGTGATGACACGAGAGATGCAATCAAAGGACATGTATTTGAAGCAGAAATTCCGGGATTCGTCAATGGAGCGAATGGTTTGGAAGAAAAAATCTTAAACAGTGTGCGCGCATGGAGCACAGACGGGCGGAACGTGAAAGCGCCAAGTCAAGTGATTACTTATGTATCTGCACATGATAACTGGACATTGTGGGATAAACTTGAAAAGACAATTTCAGATGAGGAAGAGCGTATTCGCATCAACAAGATGGCAGCGGCAATGTATATGACTTGTCAGGGAAATCTGTTTTTCTTATCAGGAGAAGAATTTGCAAGAACGAAAGATGGGCTTGAGAATACATATAATGCACCGATTGAGTTGAATCGTCTCGACTGGGAACGTGCCTATAGATATACGGATTTGCGAACGTATTATCAGGGACTGATTGCGCTCAGAAAACAACTTCCTGAATTATGCGATAAATCAGAAGGAGCATGGAAACGAATCTTTGAAGAGTGGAAAACAGAAGGTGTTGTTGGATTTTTTGTGGATAACACAGGAAAAGCGTATGAATCAAAGTGGAAAACATTGTGTGTGATATATAACAGTACGACGGAAACAGTTTCGAAAGAGCTGAAAGAAGGGGACTGGGAGATATTAGTTGATTCAGAGAGTAGTTTTCGATGGAAGGAAGGGAAAAAAGTAGGATGTGCGAAGGCAGCTCCAAAGAGTGTGCTCGTACTTGGACAGAGGAGTTAA